In Vanessa cardui chromosome 8, ilVanCard2.1, whole genome shotgun sequence, the following are encoded in one genomic region:
- the LOC124531966 gene encoding phosphoinositide 3-kinase adapter protein 1 isoform X3 produces MDNPSYFAFSDKDVADSASPQTSTSEQYSRSAPARSWVDGGRPLSSPRRREPESPRRKEFRALLRSLSAKEPEQAEAFLKGQPRPGDCAPGDMRNTYTAPRIKKGKISSKIFTSDGTKEHEEVFYTIPLQGRRRHSVGGYLTTGSAGNGEVTTVPSEVPKMPPPRINQTEDEAVKRRRPKNFPFKEMEDIAILWSSGSPESALWSDYLVASFDKIMSQRARHHYRVTPITAEELMSSDSQEKLEKLSKAQLQIVILCPILASKLSDLKRELHSENLFKLDKVLVMLLGVEKNHVVANNFEDYPSMDQWQMMSVREKDTSFVDTFLTAAVGILRTKDCKDTATDRTSFSIVPKKVKIGQSRVIALLNDPIREEDSIKIMVDKKGEVIHIPTFKKRNPYTLQFDIPESCLEVSMLVWVRVSKNGQSLGRRQIKCESRLRELDQLLRASDHPLEFMCQTLGFKTTSKEQLDSWMLNAFQKNIPPHFNLLSSSEQYNPKSDMTSGEEYPTLLHWAARFGLERVCWQLLECPGGGAAVALRNARRRTPADLARDHRHLRLADMLADHLKINEFSNMYYYLKNMSDNDKEDSQEEDKQGEELCIVETADTVDSPSNENEKGSEKETVPDPFSEVCTQSLEETPLKREEIKQRPNLKLPKVKEQFYQNDFQHYDNRVDRIQQAIEHDYLVQPSNIKVESPKFRPNNLYANSSRLLPQQTDIFLYSPSEESKAFTIDTPTSDISQINLNIKDIRHSGSIKSGKDVTGQEELAEIITDFKNNVFTISEVEKLVMEWKNRNETQQSLKEKQEQLNKMREEYDKIQLKIKDTMKRPTPFERVKKMFSKSKNKHHDNNTGTIEKRNVNTRPNSSLSDSSSSSGRLSTVSGGSVGETNSVQSELDDKARSVISASTLTMNSCDGENRLDDYLIPPPPRPLNGCPQFTTFGHPKHENRGQHMATIVEREASASRERLDCDSDTSSTHLRLNFGARDKSIASRCDDRDGAHMYMNISASHT; encoded by the exons ATAATCCATCATATTTCGCGTTTTCTGACAAAGATGTCGCCGACAGCGCGAGCCCGCAAACATCAACGTCAGAACAATATTCTAGATCAGCCCCAGCTCGTTCATGGGTGGACGGCGGTCGACCCTTAAGTTCTCCGCGTAGACGTGAACCTGAAAGCCCTAGAAGGAAAGAATTCCGTGCTCTTCTACGATCTCTATCTGCTAAGGAACCCGAACAAGCTGAAGCATTTTTAAAAGGCCAACCAAGACCTGGAGATTGTGCGCCTGGTGACATGAGGAATACATATACGGCACCAAGAATAAA gAAAGGCAAAATAAGTTCAAAAATTTTCACATCGGATGGTACTAAGGAGCACGAAGAAGTTTTCTACACGATTCCCCTACAAGGCCGCAGGCGACACTCAGTAGGTGGATACCTAACTACCGGATCTGCTGGGAATGGGGAAGTTACCACGGTACCTAGTGAAGTCCCTAAGATGCCCCCGCCACGAATCAACCAAACAGAGGATGAAGCTGTTAAGAGGCGAAGGCCAAAAAATTTTCCATTCAAAG aaaTGGAAGATATTGCAATTCTGTGGAGTTCCGGATCGCCAGAAAGCGCACTTTGGTCGGATTATCTGGTGGCTAGCTTCGACAAAATTATGTCTCAACGGGCGAGGCACCATTATAG agtCACACCAATAACCGCAGAAGAGCTCATGTCTTCTGATTCTCAAGAAAAACTCGAAAAACTTTCCAAAGCTCAATTACAAATAGTAATTTTATGTCCAATTCTTGCTTCAAAGTTGTCTGATTTGAAAAGGGAACTACATTCTGAGAATTTGTTTAAACTCGACAAAGTGTTAGTCATGCTTCTTGGCGTCGAAAAGAATCATGTTGTGGCTAACAATTTTGAAG attatccTTCAATGGATCAGTGGCAGATGATGTCAGTGCGCGAGAAGGATACTTCATTCGTGGACACATTCCTGACAGCTGCCGTTGGTATCCTCAGGACAAAAGACTGCAAAGACACTGCCACAGATAGAACAAGTTTCTCCATTGTaccaaaaaaagttaaaatt GGTCAAAGTCGAGTGATAGCGCTCCTCAACGACCCTATTCGAGAAGAagacagtataaaaataatggtcGACAAAAAGGGTGAAGTTATTCACATACCAACATTCAAAAAGAGGAACCCTTACACGCTCCAATTTGATATACCAG AATCATGTCTTGAAGTTTCGATGTTAGTTTGGGTGCGCGTTAGCAAGAATGGTCAATCTTTAGGCAGGCGACAAATTAAATGCGAGAGCCGTTTAAGAGAGTTGGACCAACTGTTAAGAGCATCAGACCATCCTTTAGAATTTATGTGCcag ACTCTAGGTTTTAAGACTACAAGTAAGGAACAACTAGACAGTTGGATGTTGAATGCATTTCAAAAGAATATTCCACCCCATTTTAATCTGCTCTCTTCATCCGAGCAGTACAACCCAAAATCTGACATGACGA GTGGCGAGGAGTACCCCACGCTGCTGCACTGGGCGGCGCGCTTCGGGCTGGAGCGCGTGTGCTGGCAGCTGCTGGAGTGcccgggcggcggcgcggccgTGGCGCTGCGCAACGCGCGCCGCCGCACGCCCGCCGACCTCGCGCGCGACCACCGCCATCTGCGCCTCGCCGACATGCTGGCCGACCATCTC aaaataaatgaattttccAACATGTATtactatttgaaaaatatgtcCGATAACGACAAAGAAGATTCCCAGGAGGAAGATAAACAGGGAGAAGAATTGTGTATAGTAGAAACCGCTGACACGGTTGACTCTCCGAGCAATGAAAACGAAAAAGGTTCGGAGAAGGAGACTGTGCCCGATCCTTTTAGTGAGGTCTGCACTCAAAGTTTAGAAGAAACACCGCTTAAGCGTGAAGAGATAAAACAGAGACCGAATTTAAAATTACCAAAGGTTAAGGAACAGTTTTACCAAAACGATTTCCAGCATTACGACAATCGAGTTGACCGTATACAACAAGCAATTGAGCATGATTATCTCGTCCAACCGTCAAACATAAAAGTAGAAAGTCCAAAATTTCGACCCAATAATTTGTATGCAAATAGTTCAAGACTGCTACCGCAACAGACGGACATATTCCTATACTCTCCCTCCGAAGAATCGAAGGCTTTTACTATTGACACTCCAACGAGTGATATTAGTCAAATAAATCTAAACATTAAAGATATCCGTCATAGCGGTAGCATAAAATCTGGTAAGGATGTGACGGGACAAGAAGAGCTGGCAGAAATAATAacagactttaaaaataatgtctttaCTATTTCTGAAGTCGAAAAACTAGTCATGGAGTGGAAGAACCGAAATGAAACACAGCAATCCCTTAAAGAAAAGCAAGAGCAATTGAATAAGATGCGCGAAGAGTACGACAAAATTCagctaaaaataaaagacactATGAAACGTCCAACGCCGTTCGAAAGAGTAAAGAAAATGTTTTCGAAGAGTAAGAACAAAC ACCACGATAACAACACTGGAACAATTGAAAAAAGGAATGTAAACACAAGGCCGAATAGCAGTTTGAGTGACA gCTCCTCATCGTCAGGCCGCCTGAGTACTGTTAGTGGAGGAAGTGTTGGAGAAACTAACAGCGTTCAATCTGAATTGGATGATAAAGCTAGATCAGTG ATATCGGCAAGTACTTTGACAATGAATTCATGTGACGGCGAGAATCGTCTCGACGACTACTTGATTCCGCCGCCGCCGCGACCCCTCAACGGATGTCCTCAATTTACCACGTTCGGACATCCTAAGCACGAGAatag AGGGCAACATATGGCTACAATTGTGGAAAGAGAAGCGTCTGCGTCAAGAGAACGACTAGACTGCGATTCGGACACAAGTTCCACGCACCTGCGATTAAACTTCGGCGCACGCGACAAATCTATCGCAAGTCGCTGCGACGATCGCGACggagcacatatgtatatgaacATTTCAGCTTCGCACACATAA
- the LOC124531966 gene encoding phosphoinositide 3-kinase adapter protein 1 isoform X1 — protein MGPQFDYCLRATNNPSYFAFSDKDVADSASPQTSTSEQYSRSAPARSWVDGGRPLSSPRRREPESPRRKEFRALLRSLSAKEPEQAEAFLKGQPRPGDCAPGDMRNTYTAPRIKKGKISSKIFTSDGTKEHEEVFYTIPLQGRRRHSVGGYLTTGSAGNGEVTTVPSEVPKMPPPRINQTEDEAVKRRRPKNFPFKEMEDIAILWSSGSPESALWSDYLVASFDKIMSQRARHHYRVTPITAEELMSSDSQEKLEKLSKAQLQIVILCPILASKLSDLKRELHSENLFKLDKVLVMLLGVEKNHVVANNFEDYPSMDQWQMMSVREKDTSFVDTFLTAAVGILRTKDCKDTATDRTSFSIVPKKVKIGQSRVIALLNDPIREEDSIKIMVDKKGEVIHIPTFKKRNPYTLQFDIPESCLEVSMLVWVRVSKNGQSLGRRQIKCESRLRELDQLLRASDHPLEFMCQTLGFKTTSKEQLDSWMLNAFQKNIPPHFNLLSSSEQYNPKSDMTSGEEYPTLLHWAARFGLERVCWQLLECPGGGAAVALRNARRRTPADLARDHRHLRLADMLADHLKINEFSNMYYYLKNMSDNDKEDSQEEDKQGEELCIVETADTVDSPSNENEKGSEKETVPDPFSEVCTQSLEETPLKREEIKQRPNLKLPKVKEQFYQNDFQHYDNRVDRIQQAIEHDYLVQPSNIKVESPKFRPNNLYANSSRLLPQQTDIFLYSPSEESKAFTIDTPTSDISQINLNIKDIRHSGSIKSGKDVTGQEELAEIITDFKNNVFTISEVEKLVMEWKNRNETQQSLKEKQEQLNKMREEYDKIQLKIKDTMKRPTPFERVKKMFSKSKNKHHDNNTGTIEKRNVNTRPNSSLSDSSSSSGRLSTVSGGSVGETNSVQSELDDKARSVISASTLTMNSCDGENRLDDYLIPPPPRPLNGCPQFTTFGHPKHENRGQHMATIVEREASASRERLDCDSDTSSTHLRLNFGARDKSIASRCDDRDGAHMYMNISASHT, from the exons ATAATCCATCATATTTCGCGTTTTCTGACAAAGATGTCGCCGACAGCGCGAGCCCGCAAACATCAACGTCAGAACAATATTCTAGATCAGCCCCAGCTCGTTCATGGGTGGACGGCGGTCGACCCTTAAGTTCTCCGCGTAGACGTGAACCTGAAAGCCCTAGAAGGAAAGAATTCCGTGCTCTTCTACGATCTCTATCTGCTAAGGAACCCGAACAAGCTGAAGCATTTTTAAAAGGCCAACCAAGACCTGGAGATTGTGCGCCTGGTGACATGAGGAATACATATACGGCACCAAGAATAAA gAAAGGCAAAATAAGTTCAAAAATTTTCACATCGGATGGTACTAAGGAGCACGAAGAAGTTTTCTACACGATTCCCCTACAAGGCCGCAGGCGACACTCAGTAGGTGGATACCTAACTACCGGATCTGCTGGGAATGGGGAAGTTACCACGGTACCTAGTGAAGTCCCTAAGATGCCCCCGCCACGAATCAACCAAACAGAGGATGAAGCTGTTAAGAGGCGAAGGCCAAAAAATTTTCCATTCAAAG aaaTGGAAGATATTGCAATTCTGTGGAGTTCCGGATCGCCAGAAAGCGCACTTTGGTCGGATTATCTGGTGGCTAGCTTCGACAAAATTATGTCTCAACGGGCGAGGCACCATTATAG agtCACACCAATAACCGCAGAAGAGCTCATGTCTTCTGATTCTCAAGAAAAACTCGAAAAACTTTCCAAAGCTCAATTACAAATAGTAATTTTATGTCCAATTCTTGCTTCAAAGTTGTCTGATTTGAAAAGGGAACTACATTCTGAGAATTTGTTTAAACTCGACAAAGTGTTAGTCATGCTTCTTGGCGTCGAAAAGAATCATGTTGTGGCTAACAATTTTGAAG attatccTTCAATGGATCAGTGGCAGATGATGTCAGTGCGCGAGAAGGATACTTCATTCGTGGACACATTCCTGACAGCTGCCGTTGGTATCCTCAGGACAAAAGACTGCAAAGACACTGCCACAGATAGAACAAGTTTCTCCATTGTaccaaaaaaagttaaaatt GGTCAAAGTCGAGTGATAGCGCTCCTCAACGACCCTATTCGAGAAGAagacagtataaaaataatggtcGACAAAAAGGGTGAAGTTATTCACATACCAACATTCAAAAAGAGGAACCCTTACACGCTCCAATTTGATATACCAG AATCATGTCTTGAAGTTTCGATGTTAGTTTGGGTGCGCGTTAGCAAGAATGGTCAATCTTTAGGCAGGCGACAAATTAAATGCGAGAGCCGTTTAAGAGAGTTGGACCAACTGTTAAGAGCATCAGACCATCCTTTAGAATTTATGTGCcag ACTCTAGGTTTTAAGACTACAAGTAAGGAACAACTAGACAGTTGGATGTTGAATGCATTTCAAAAGAATATTCCACCCCATTTTAATCTGCTCTCTTCATCCGAGCAGTACAACCCAAAATCTGACATGACGA GTGGCGAGGAGTACCCCACGCTGCTGCACTGGGCGGCGCGCTTCGGGCTGGAGCGCGTGTGCTGGCAGCTGCTGGAGTGcccgggcggcggcgcggccgTGGCGCTGCGCAACGCGCGCCGCCGCACGCCCGCCGACCTCGCGCGCGACCACCGCCATCTGCGCCTCGCCGACATGCTGGCCGACCATCTC aaaataaatgaattttccAACATGTATtactatttgaaaaatatgtcCGATAACGACAAAGAAGATTCCCAGGAGGAAGATAAACAGGGAGAAGAATTGTGTATAGTAGAAACCGCTGACACGGTTGACTCTCCGAGCAATGAAAACGAAAAAGGTTCGGAGAAGGAGACTGTGCCCGATCCTTTTAGTGAGGTCTGCACTCAAAGTTTAGAAGAAACACCGCTTAAGCGTGAAGAGATAAAACAGAGACCGAATTTAAAATTACCAAAGGTTAAGGAACAGTTTTACCAAAACGATTTCCAGCATTACGACAATCGAGTTGACCGTATACAACAAGCAATTGAGCATGATTATCTCGTCCAACCGTCAAACATAAAAGTAGAAAGTCCAAAATTTCGACCCAATAATTTGTATGCAAATAGTTCAAGACTGCTACCGCAACAGACGGACATATTCCTATACTCTCCCTCCGAAGAATCGAAGGCTTTTACTATTGACACTCCAACGAGTGATATTAGTCAAATAAATCTAAACATTAAAGATATCCGTCATAGCGGTAGCATAAAATCTGGTAAGGATGTGACGGGACAAGAAGAGCTGGCAGAAATAATAacagactttaaaaataatgtctttaCTATTTCTGAAGTCGAAAAACTAGTCATGGAGTGGAAGAACCGAAATGAAACACAGCAATCCCTTAAAGAAAAGCAAGAGCAATTGAATAAGATGCGCGAAGAGTACGACAAAATTCagctaaaaataaaagacactATGAAACGTCCAACGCCGTTCGAAAGAGTAAAGAAAATGTTTTCGAAGAGTAAGAACAAAC ACCACGATAACAACACTGGAACAATTGAAAAAAGGAATGTAAACACAAGGCCGAATAGCAGTTTGAGTGACA gCTCCTCATCGTCAGGCCGCCTGAGTACTGTTAGTGGAGGAAGTGTTGGAGAAACTAACAGCGTTCAATCTGAATTGGATGATAAAGCTAGATCAGTG ATATCGGCAAGTACTTTGACAATGAATTCATGTGACGGCGAGAATCGTCTCGACGACTACTTGATTCCGCCGCCGCCGCGACCCCTCAACGGATGTCCTCAATTTACCACGTTCGGACATCCTAAGCACGAGAatag AGGGCAACATATGGCTACAATTGTGGAAAGAGAAGCGTCTGCGTCAAGAGAACGACTAGACTGCGATTCGGACACAAGTTCCACGCACCTGCGATTAAACTTCGGCGCACGCGACAAATCTATCGCAAGTCGCTGCGACGATCGCGACggagcacatatgtatatgaacATTTCAGCTTCGCACACATAA
- the LOC124531966 gene encoding phosphoinositide 3-kinase adapter protein 1 isoform X2, translated as MMIIDNPSYFAFSDKDVADSASPQTSTSEQYSRSAPARSWVDGGRPLSSPRRREPESPRRKEFRALLRSLSAKEPEQAEAFLKGQPRPGDCAPGDMRNTYTAPRIKKGKISSKIFTSDGTKEHEEVFYTIPLQGRRRHSVGGYLTTGSAGNGEVTTVPSEVPKMPPPRINQTEDEAVKRRRPKNFPFKEMEDIAILWSSGSPESALWSDYLVASFDKIMSQRARHHYRVTPITAEELMSSDSQEKLEKLSKAQLQIVILCPILASKLSDLKRELHSENLFKLDKVLVMLLGVEKNHVVANNFEDYPSMDQWQMMSVREKDTSFVDTFLTAAVGILRTKDCKDTATDRTSFSIVPKKVKIGQSRVIALLNDPIREEDSIKIMVDKKGEVIHIPTFKKRNPYTLQFDIPESCLEVSMLVWVRVSKNGQSLGRRQIKCESRLRELDQLLRASDHPLEFMCQTLGFKTTSKEQLDSWMLNAFQKNIPPHFNLLSSSEQYNPKSDMTSGEEYPTLLHWAARFGLERVCWQLLECPGGGAAVALRNARRRTPADLARDHRHLRLADMLADHLKINEFSNMYYYLKNMSDNDKEDSQEEDKQGEELCIVETADTVDSPSNENEKGSEKETVPDPFSEVCTQSLEETPLKREEIKQRPNLKLPKVKEQFYQNDFQHYDNRVDRIQQAIEHDYLVQPSNIKVESPKFRPNNLYANSSRLLPQQTDIFLYSPSEESKAFTIDTPTSDISQINLNIKDIRHSGSIKSGKDVTGQEELAEIITDFKNNVFTISEVEKLVMEWKNRNETQQSLKEKQEQLNKMREEYDKIQLKIKDTMKRPTPFERVKKMFSKSKNKHHDNNTGTIEKRNVNTRPNSSLSDSSSSSGRLSTVSGGSVGETNSVQSELDDKARSVISASTLTMNSCDGENRLDDYLIPPPPRPLNGCPQFTTFGHPKHENRGQHMATIVEREASASRERLDCDSDTSSTHLRLNFGARDKSIASRCDDRDGAHMYMNISASHT; from the exons ATGATGATCATCG ATAATCCATCATATTTCGCGTTTTCTGACAAAGATGTCGCCGACAGCGCGAGCCCGCAAACATCAACGTCAGAACAATATTCTAGATCAGCCCCAGCTCGTTCATGGGTGGACGGCGGTCGACCCTTAAGTTCTCCGCGTAGACGTGAACCTGAAAGCCCTAGAAGGAAAGAATTCCGTGCTCTTCTACGATCTCTATCTGCTAAGGAACCCGAACAAGCTGAAGCATTTTTAAAAGGCCAACCAAGACCTGGAGATTGTGCGCCTGGTGACATGAGGAATACATATACGGCACCAAGAATAAA gAAAGGCAAAATAAGTTCAAAAATTTTCACATCGGATGGTACTAAGGAGCACGAAGAAGTTTTCTACACGATTCCCCTACAAGGCCGCAGGCGACACTCAGTAGGTGGATACCTAACTACCGGATCTGCTGGGAATGGGGAAGTTACCACGGTACCTAGTGAAGTCCCTAAGATGCCCCCGCCACGAATCAACCAAACAGAGGATGAAGCTGTTAAGAGGCGAAGGCCAAAAAATTTTCCATTCAAAG aaaTGGAAGATATTGCAATTCTGTGGAGTTCCGGATCGCCAGAAAGCGCACTTTGGTCGGATTATCTGGTGGCTAGCTTCGACAAAATTATGTCTCAACGGGCGAGGCACCATTATAG agtCACACCAATAACCGCAGAAGAGCTCATGTCTTCTGATTCTCAAGAAAAACTCGAAAAACTTTCCAAAGCTCAATTACAAATAGTAATTTTATGTCCAATTCTTGCTTCAAAGTTGTCTGATTTGAAAAGGGAACTACATTCTGAGAATTTGTTTAAACTCGACAAAGTGTTAGTCATGCTTCTTGGCGTCGAAAAGAATCATGTTGTGGCTAACAATTTTGAAG attatccTTCAATGGATCAGTGGCAGATGATGTCAGTGCGCGAGAAGGATACTTCATTCGTGGACACATTCCTGACAGCTGCCGTTGGTATCCTCAGGACAAAAGACTGCAAAGACACTGCCACAGATAGAACAAGTTTCTCCATTGTaccaaaaaaagttaaaatt GGTCAAAGTCGAGTGATAGCGCTCCTCAACGACCCTATTCGAGAAGAagacagtataaaaataatggtcGACAAAAAGGGTGAAGTTATTCACATACCAACATTCAAAAAGAGGAACCCTTACACGCTCCAATTTGATATACCAG AATCATGTCTTGAAGTTTCGATGTTAGTTTGGGTGCGCGTTAGCAAGAATGGTCAATCTTTAGGCAGGCGACAAATTAAATGCGAGAGCCGTTTAAGAGAGTTGGACCAACTGTTAAGAGCATCAGACCATCCTTTAGAATTTATGTGCcag ACTCTAGGTTTTAAGACTACAAGTAAGGAACAACTAGACAGTTGGATGTTGAATGCATTTCAAAAGAATATTCCACCCCATTTTAATCTGCTCTCTTCATCCGAGCAGTACAACCCAAAATCTGACATGACGA GTGGCGAGGAGTACCCCACGCTGCTGCACTGGGCGGCGCGCTTCGGGCTGGAGCGCGTGTGCTGGCAGCTGCTGGAGTGcccgggcggcggcgcggccgTGGCGCTGCGCAACGCGCGCCGCCGCACGCCCGCCGACCTCGCGCGCGACCACCGCCATCTGCGCCTCGCCGACATGCTGGCCGACCATCTC aaaataaatgaattttccAACATGTATtactatttgaaaaatatgtcCGATAACGACAAAGAAGATTCCCAGGAGGAAGATAAACAGGGAGAAGAATTGTGTATAGTAGAAACCGCTGACACGGTTGACTCTCCGAGCAATGAAAACGAAAAAGGTTCGGAGAAGGAGACTGTGCCCGATCCTTTTAGTGAGGTCTGCACTCAAAGTTTAGAAGAAACACCGCTTAAGCGTGAAGAGATAAAACAGAGACCGAATTTAAAATTACCAAAGGTTAAGGAACAGTTTTACCAAAACGATTTCCAGCATTACGACAATCGAGTTGACCGTATACAACAAGCAATTGAGCATGATTATCTCGTCCAACCGTCAAACATAAAAGTAGAAAGTCCAAAATTTCGACCCAATAATTTGTATGCAAATAGTTCAAGACTGCTACCGCAACAGACGGACATATTCCTATACTCTCCCTCCGAAGAATCGAAGGCTTTTACTATTGACACTCCAACGAGTGATATTAGTCAAATAAATCTAAACATTAAAGATATCCGTCATAGCGGTAGCATAAAATCTGGTAAGGATGTGACGGGACAAGAAGAGCTGGCAGAAATAATAacagactttaaaaataatgtctttaCTATTTCTGAAGTCGAAAAACTAGTCATGGAGTGGAAGAACCGAAATGAAACACAGCAATCCCTTAAAGAAAAGCAAGAGCAATTGAATAAGATGCGCGAAGAGTACGACAAAATTCagctaaaaataaaagacactATGAAACGTCCAACGCCGTTCGAAAGAGTAAAGAAAATGTTTTCGAAGAGTAAGAACAAAC ACCACGATAACAACACTGGAACAATTGAAAAAAGGAATGTAAACACAAGGCCGAATAGCAGTTTGAGTGACA gCTCCTCATCGTCAGGCCGCCTGAGTACTGTTAGTGGAGGAAGTGTTGGAGAAACTAACAGCGTTCAATCTGAATTGGATGATAAAGCTAGATCAGTG ATATCGGCAAGTACTTTGACAATGAATTCATGTGACGGCGAGAATCGTCTCGACGACTACTTGATTCCGCCGCCGCCGCGACCCCTCAACGGATGTCCTCAATTTACCACGTTCGGACATCCTAAGCACGAGAatag AGGGCAACATATGGCTACAATTGTGGAAAGAGAAGCGTCTGCGTCAAGAGAACGACTAGACTGCGATTCGGACACAAGTTCCACGCACCTGCGATTAAACTTCGGCGCACGCGACAAATCTATCGCAAGTCGCTGCGACGATCGCGACggagcacatatgtatatgaacATTTCAGCTTCGCACACATAA